In the Paenibacillus sp. FSL H7-0357 genome, one interval contains:
- a CDS encoding DUF2569 domain-containing protein, whose product MGTLIPDKRGMKLMSNEPKGIGGWLVLVQLGLFLTIFTLTLSVIHFFFTTLGGEVWDTLTSPDSNVYDQLWKPTLIFELAGNVVFLLFAAFLVVLMYRKKASFPRWIILFYAANTLFHIVDYVLLTNIPLLAEFGEDPDVQSIARSLVPLIIWIPYFIRSRRVHNTFIN is encoded by the coding sequence TTGGGAACATTGATACCCGATAAACGCGGGATGAAGCTGATGTCCAATGAGCCGAAAGGGATTGGCGGCTGGCTGGTGCTTGTACAGCTTGGGCTTTTTCTTACTATTTTTACGTTGACTTTATCCGTCATCCATTTTTTCTTCACAACGCTTGGCGGAGAGGTTTGGGATACACTTACTTCACCGGATTCTAACGTTTATGATCAGCTATGGAAGCCGACACTGATTTTCGAATTGGCTGGCAACGTTGTCTTTCTTTTGTTTGCAGCTTTTCTGGTCGTGTTGATGTACCGCAAGAAAGCTTCTTTTCCGCGCTGGATAATCCTTTTTTATGCCGCCAATACGCTGTTTCATATCGTTGATTATGTGCTGCTCACCAATATTCCGCTGCTTGCCGAGTTCGGAGAGGATCCGGACGTGCAAAGTATTGCCAGAAGCCTGGTTCCGCTCATCATATGGATTCCTTATTTTATCCGGTCGCGCAGAGTACACAACACATTTATCAATTAA